TGTTTTTATCCAACAAATAAATTAGCTAAAAAAATAGGTTATAGAAAATTAATGCTTTTATGTCTTTCAGCTTTAATTGTGTTTACTACAATGCTTTTCTTACTTGGAAAAGTTATTCCAACATCTTTTGGATTAAAACTGTTTGGTTTGATTGGAATCCCAGTGGCTGGAGCAGCATTTATTTTACCACCTGCAATGTTAAGTGAGATAAGTAATAAAATATATGAAAGAACTGGAAATAAAATTGATGGAATCTGTTTCGGAGTGCAAGGATTTTTCTTAAAACTTGCTTTTATGTTATCAATTTTAGTTTTACCATTTATTTTAGTTTGGGGAAATAATATAGACAACTCTGTTACTAAAGATGGAATATATATGACAGCGATTTTTGGAGTTATTTCTTTTATTATTTCATATTTTTTCTATTATAAATATCAAGAATAATGGAGGAAGAAATGGAGAAAATATATTTGATTGGAACTATTTTTGCAATAATTGAGATAGGGCTATATCTATTTTCTCCAATTCCTTTGATAATATTTTTTTTATTTTTATTGGGAAGTTTTTGGTTTATTTTTAGAGTAAAAAATAAAGAAATTTATGCTTTAAGTCTTTTATTTTTGGTTAGGATTTTATTTATTGTTAATTTTAACGAGTATAAAGTTGGAGATATAGTAACAATAAAAACTGAGATTTCTAATGGAGTGGGAAAAATTGAGAGAATAGAGAATAAAATACCACTTCTTAGAAAAAATATTTATCTCAGTATTGAAGATGGAAAATATGAAATTTTAGGTGAGATTACAGGAATAAAACCGAGATATATTTTGCTAGAAGAGATAGAAAAAACAAAAAAAGAAAAAAATAAAATTGAAATAATTTTGGAAAATAAAATAAAAAAATTGAGGAATTATCTTTCAAATGGTTGTGTAAATCTTATAGAAACCACAGTTTTAGGAGAAAAGAAAAAGATATATAAAGATATAGAGGAAAATTTTAGAAATAGTGGAGCAAGTCATCTATTAGCAATCTCTGGACTTCATCTAGGAGTAATCAGCGGAGCAATTTTATATATTTTAAATAAGTTATCTTTGAAAAGAGAGATAAAATATAGTGGAGCTTTGATTATTTTAAGTTTTTATGTTTTTGCAATAAAATTAAGTCCCTCTGTGTTGAGAGCTTATATAATGGCTGTTGTGTATATGGTAGGAAATATAATTTATGAAAGAAATGATATAAAAAAATCTTTTATTGTAGCTTTTATTATAAATCTTTTTATTTATCCTAATTCATTAGGAGATATTTCTTTTATAATGTCATACCTTTGTGTATTTTTAATTTTATGGGTTTATCCAAAATTTGAAATAAAGAAAGTAAAAGATAAAAATTTTTATAACACAATTATATTTTTATTGGTTATTCAAGTGGGAATTACTCCAATAACTTTATATTTTTTTAAAACAATGGGAATTTTATCATTTTTTACAAATCTAGTATTAACACCAATTGGAAGTTTATTTATAATTTTGGGATTTATTTCAATAATTTTACC
The nucleotide sequence above comes from Fusobacterium perfoetens. Encoded proteins:
- a CDS encoding ComEC/Rec2 family competence protein, yielding MEKIYLIGTIFAIIEIGLYLFSPIPLIIFFLFLLGSFWFIFRVKNKEIYALSLLFLVRILFIVNFNEYKVGDIVTIKTEISNGVGKIERIENKIPLLRKNIYLSIEDGKYEILGEITGIKPRYILLEEIEKTKKEKNKIEIILENKIKKLRNYLSNGCVNLIETTVLGEKKKIYKDIEENFRNSGASHLLAISGLHLGVISGAILYILNKLSLKREIKYSGALIILSFYVFAIKLSPSVLRAYIMAVVYMVGNIIYERNDIKKSFIVAFIINLFIYPNSLGDISFIMSYLCVFLILWVYPKFEIKKVKDKNFYNTIIFLLVIQVGITPITLYFFKTMGILSFFTNLVLTPIGSLFIILGFISIILPESLIRIFSFFIQGIYNLIEVLLKNFQNIPYLTIEIKNEIDFKIIIFIYVVIFI